From one Lolium rigidum isolate FL_2022 chromosome 4, APGP_CSIRO_Lrig_0.1, whole genome shotgun sequence genomic stretch:
- the LOC124650502 gene encoding protein LURP-one-related 8-like encodes MAKVYPNVAVPSLALPAAAAAVAGDEEPVTLTVWRKSLLFNCRGFTVFDASGNLVYRVDSYASDSRAEVVLMDAAGRPVLTVRRKKRAIGLVGGDQWLVFPGEDTRAPPLYAVKRRGAVVIGGGSGGNKSMAHVAACGGAVGGGRYEVEGSYARRCCVVYDERRRAVAEVRPKEAMVGTDVFRMVVRPAAAGMDVSLAMAVVLALDEMFGKPSLLRNWSS; translated from the coding sequence ATGGCGAAGGTGTACCCGAACGTGGCCGTGCCGTCCCTGGCGcttccagcggcggcggcggcggtggccggcgacgaggagccGGTGACACTGACGGTGTGGCGCAAGTCGCTGCTGTTCAACTGCCGTGGGTTCACGGTGTTCGACGCGAGCGGCAACCTGGTGTACCGCGTGGACAGCTACGCGTCCGACTCCCGCGCCGAGGTGGTCCTGATGGACGCCGCGGGCCGCCCCGTGCTGACCGTCCGCCGCAAGAAGAGGGCCATCGGCCTCGTGGGCGGCGACCAGTGGCTGGTGTTCCCCGGCGAGGAcacgcgcgcgccgccgctcTACGCGGTGAAGCGTCGCGGcgccgtcgtcatcggcggcggaaGCGGCGGAAACAAGTCGATGGCACACgtcgcggcgtgcggcggcgccgtGGGCGGCGGGCGGTACGAGGTGGAGGGGTCGTACGCGCGGCGGTGCTGCGTGGTGTACGACGAGCGGCGGCGCGCCGTGGCGGAGGTGCGGCCGAAGGAGGCGATGGTGGGGACGGACGTGTTCCGGATGGTggtgcggccggcggcggcggggatggaCGTGTCTCTGGCCATGGCCGTGGTGCTGGCGCTGGAcgagatgttcgggaagccgtccCTCCTCAGGAACTGGTCCTCGTAG